TCGGAGGGTACGACGACAACGGTGGAGCTGGGGCCGCGTGGGTCTGGACGAGGAGCTCAGGGGTCTGGTCCCAGCAGGGAACGAAGCTCGTCGGCTCAGGCGCCGTGGGGAACGCTAACCAAGGCTGGTCTGTGTCTCTCTCCGCCGATGGCGACACGGCCATCGTCGGAGGGCCCATCGACCATAACAGTAGCGTTGGGGCCGCGTGGGTGTGGACGAGGAGCGGGGGAGTCTGGACCCAACAAGGACCCAAGCTGGTCGGCGCGGGCGCCATGGGAGCCGCAAAACAAGGCTATTGCGTGTCCCTCTCCGCCGACGGCAACACGGCCATCGTTGGAGGGTGGGTCGACGACAGTCAAGCAGGGGCCGCGTGGGTGTGGACGCGGAGCGGAGGAGTCTGGACCCAGCAGGGACCCAAGCTGGTCGGCGCTGGCGTCGTGGGAGCAGCATCTCAAGGCTATTCCGTGTCGCTCTCCGGCGACGGCAACACGGCCATCGTCGGAGGCCACACCGATGGCCCTGCTGGGGCCGCGTGGGTCTGGACGCGGAGCGGAGGAGTCTGGACCCAGCAGGGTACCAAGCTGGTCGGCTCGGGATCGACAGGGAACGCCTATCAAGGCTATTCCGTATCGCTCTCCAGCGACGGCAACACGGCCATCGTCGGAGGCTACGGCGCTGGCTCTGGGGCCGCGTGGGTGTGGACGAGGAGCGGAGAGGTTTGGACCCAGCAGGGCGCCAAGCTGGTCGGCGCTGGCGCCGTGGGATTCGCAAGCCAAGGCATTTCCGTATCGCTCTCCGGCGACGGCAACACGGCTATCGTCGGAGGGTACACCGACAACAGTAACGCTGGGGCCGTGTGGGTCTGGACGAGGAGCGGAGGAGTCTGGACCCAGCAGGGAACCAAACTGGTCGGATCAGGCGCCGTGGGGACCGCTTACCAAGGCGTTTCCGTGTCCCTCGCCGCCGACGGCAACACGGCCCTCGTCGGAGGGTACGGCGACAACGGTTTTGTTGGTGCCGCGTGGGTCTTCACCGCATCTTCCCAGGAATCTAACTGGGTGCTGAAGTCGCCGACGAACAGCCCAACGGCGCGCGCTGGACACGCGATGGCCTACGATGCGGCGCGGGGGCAGGTGGTCTTGTTCGGAGGTATGAACTACAGCTATAGCAACGGTACGTGGGTCTGGGACGGGACGAACTGGATGCAGAAGACGCCAGCGGACAGCCCGCCGCCGCGATACGCCTCCACGATGGCCTACGATGCGGCGCGCGGACAGGTGGTCCTGTTCGGAGGCATGGACAGCGACAGCACCTCCCTCAACGACACGTGGGTCTGGGACGGGACGAACTGGACGCAGAAGAGTCCAGCGAACAGCCCGCCATCGCGTTGTCTGCACGCGATGGCCTACGATGCCGCGCGCGGGCAGGTCGTCTTATTCGGAGGATTTGACCTTGGCTTTCGCAGCGACACGTGGGTGTGGGACGGGACGAACTGGACGCAGAGGACTCCAGCCGACAGCCCTGGCTCGCGCGCCTACGTCTCAATGGCCTACGATGCGGCACGCGGGCAAGTGGTCCTGTTCGGTGGCTCCGACGGCGGCAACGCCCGTAACGATACGTGGGTCTGGGACGGGACGAACTGGACGCAGAAGAGCCCAGCGAACAGCCCGCCAGTACACTATAAGCACGCGATGGCCTACGACATCGCGCGTGGGCAGGTGATTCTGTTCGGAGGCGATGGCACTACCTACGGCAACGACACGTGGATTTGGGATGGGACGAACTGGATGGAGAAGAGCCCAGCGAACAGCCCGACACGGCGCGCTGAGCACGCGATGGCCTACGACGCAGTCAAGGGGCAAGTGGTCCTGTTCGGAGGTGCTGACTACACCATCCGCAACGACACCTGGGTCTGGCCTGGCGATTCTGCCTCTTCCACGGGCGCGGCCTTCGTCAACGAAACGATTCCCGACAACACGACAATGTTGCCGGGCCAGAGCTTCACGAAGACGTGGACGCTCCGTAACACAGGGACGACGACGTGGACGTCAGGCTATAGCCTGCAATATGTGTCCGGCAACGCGGGGTGCAGCCACACGCTCGTTGCGGTGAGCGGAACGGTCGCGCCGAATGCGACCCACTCGTTTGCTACGAACTGCACGGCTCCGGCGCCGACCGCGACGTATCGCGAGGACTGGCGGCTGGTGGAGCCCGTCGGCTGGACGATCAACGTGGGGAGTTCGCCGACGATCTGGGCCCAGATCAAGGTCGCGAGCGGCGCGCTGCTCACGTTCGGGTCTATTGCCTCTCCACCGGCGGTGGGAGTGCCGTTCCCGATTACGCTCAGGGCCGTTGATGCGTATGGCGCGGTGGTGACGTCGTTTGTGGGTGATGTGCAGTTGTCGAGCACGATCGGTGCCGTCACCCCAACCAAGGTGACGTTTGCCTCGGGTCAAGCGACGGCCAATGTGACCATCGGCCAGCCGGCGTCGCAGGTGGCGCTGATGGCGTGGAGGGCCGGCGTCTCCGCTCAGAGTCTACCCTTCACAGTCACCGGCGCCACGTACCCCGTAACAGTAAACGTCCGAGTGTTCGACTGGTCGGGTGCCGTCCCAGTCGTCGGCGCGACAGTGCGGGTCGGCGGTGTATCCCTGTCAACGCCGACCAACGCTCTTGGAATCGCGACGGGCACGGTCGAGTGCGGTCATGACGCTCTCGTTGAAGCAGCGTCTGGGGCACGCACGGCCCAGAAGACCGTGCCGGTGGTTTGCGTTGTTGGACGACCAGTGGCAGTTTCCCTCTCGCTATCTGGCTCGACGTGCAATCCAACCGGGAAGATCCCTGTCATTCTGCTGCCAGGCATGTTGGGTTCGACCACCGGGGGGGCCCTATTTCATCCGACCCTTCCGAACGGAACAGCACCTGGCCATCACTGGTCGGACTGGGACGCCGGCCTAATAAACGTGGGCTCATTCCACGGGCTGTTCGACCCACTCGGTCTAACCCCTTGGGAACTTGGTTGGGATCTTCTCGCCGAGGAGCTTGGAGGAAACGACGAAATTGGATGCACGTGGTTCCCCGCTCCGTACGACTGGAGGCTCGGGATCGACGAGATTGTCAACGAGTATTTGGCGCCCGTGATTGAGGATGCGAAGAAAGTGTCCGGTATGCACAGAGTCGACATCATCGCCCACAGCATGGGCGGGCTGGTGGCCCGGGCGTACATTCAGGACAAGGGAGGTCTGCGATTCGCCACGGACGAAGACGTCGATGTCCGGAGGCTAGCGTTAGTGGGCACGCCCAATCTTGGGGCGGTGAAGGCCTACTACCTGTGGCAAGGCGGAGATGTCAGGCGGGCCGACGGCCTAGGTGCGGTGGTCGGGAACAAGCTGGGCGTCTATGAGAACACGATCAGCTCTCTGTATGAAGGCCTTCACCCATTCGGCTCGATCTACCGCTTCTCCATCGGACCAATTGAACTCACGAAGGAGTTGTTTGTCGATCGAAGTGAAGTCCGGAAGTTCGTCCAAAGTGAGGTCAAGTCGGGCCGGCAACTGCTGCCGACGTTCGACTTTCGTGAGGACCCCAGAACAGGCGCCAAGGAAGGATTGACTCATACCGACAGGAAGAACCAATGGCTTGAAGACCTCAACAAGACTCTGTGGAACGTATTGGGCGGCGAAACCTATCTCCGAAGCACGGTGGTCAGAGGTTTCGGCGGTACCGGAGAGCCGACGGACGCGTCGTTCGTATGGAAGAAAGAGAGTCCGTACGACGATGGGGCGCCGTCGAAGGTCAACAACAGCCTGCCAGGAGGCGACGGTGACGGGACAGTCCTCAAGACTAGCCTGGGGATCTCCACGCTTCCGCTGGTTGCCTGGCTTCCCGTCACGCAGAAAGCGTCCAGCCATGGACGTCTGATCCGCGCCCATCTGAATGGGCTGGTGGAGTTCATCACCGGGGCCGCTGCCGTTGCGCCGAGAGCGGCCGCCATCAGAGAAGGCATTCAGCCGGCGGCGGCTGCCAGCAGCCTT
This DNA window, taken from Vicinamibacterales bacterium, encodes the following:
- a CDS encoding NBR1-Ig-like domain-containing protein → MSLSADGNTAIVGGWVDDSQAGAAWVWTRSGGVWTQQGPKLVGAGVVGAASQGYSVSLSGDGNTAIVGGHTDGPAGAAWVWTRSGGVWTQQGTKLVGSGSTGNAYQGYSVSLSSDGNTAIVGGYGAGSGAAWVWTRSGEVWTQQGAKLVGAGAVGFASQGISVSLSGDGNTAIVGGYTDNSNAGAVWVWTRSGGVWTQQGTKLVGSGAVGTAYQGVSVSLAADGNTALVGGYGDNGFVGAAWVFTASSQESNWVLKSPTNSPTARAGHAMAYDAARGQVVLFGGMNYSYSNGTWVWDGTNWMQKTPADSPPPRYASTMAYDAARGQVVLFGGMDSDSTSLNDTWVWDGTNWTQKSPANSPPSRCLHAMAYDAARGQVVLFGGFDLGFRSDTWVWDGTNWTQRTPADSPGSRAYVSMAYDAARGQVVLFGGSDGGNARNDTWVWDGTNWTQKSPANSPPVHYKHAMAYDIARGQVILFGGDGTTYGNDTWIWDGTNWMEKSPANSPTRRAEHAMAYDAVKGQVVLFGGADYTIRNDTWVWPGDSASSTGAAFVNETIPDNTTMLPGQSFTKTWTLRNTGTTTWTSGYSLQYVSGNAGCSHTLVAVSGTVAPNATHSFATNCTAPAPTATYREDWRLVEPVGWTINVGSSPTIWAQIKVASGALLTFGSIASPPAVGVPFPITLRAVDAYGAVVTSFVGDVQLSSTIGAVTPTKVTFASGQATANVTIGQPASQVALMAWRAGVSAQSLPFTVTGATYPVTVNVRVFDWSGAVPVVGATVRVGGVSLSTPTNALGIATGTVECGHDALVEAASGARTAQKTVPVVCVVGRPVAVSLSLSGSTCNPTGKIPVILLPGMLGSTTGGALFHPTLPNGTAPGHHWSDWDAGLINVGSFHGLFDPLGLTPWELGWDLLAEELGGNDEIGCTWFPAPYDWRLGIDEIVNEYLAPVIEDAKKVSGMHRVDIIAHSMGGLVARAYIQDKGGLRFATDEDVDVRRLALVGTPNLGAVKAYYLWQGGDVRRADGLGAVVGNKLGVYENTISSLYEGLHPFGSIYRFSIGPIELTKELFVDRSEVRKFVQSEVKSGRQLLPTFDFREDPRTGAKEGLTHTDRKNQWLEDLNKTLWNVLGGETYLRSTVVRGFGGTGEPTDASFVWKKESPYDDGAPSKVNNSLPGGDGDGTVLKTSLGISTLPLVAWLPVTQKASSHGRLIRAHLNGLVEFITGAAAVAPRAAAIREGIQPAAAASSLGPTMLRLSVEGPAVALVEQVNAPGLATGVTSGLLPIIDLPESDLGVAGGETHVSVGHPYLADGSGDSLRVRLRATGSGDYAVSIALFAADEVKTQDYRFHTSHPDRALMLTWNQATQSFGVDVGATPPTLVTTAPFGNATRVSWPAVPGATGYRVFRRRDAFPSFDLVATVAADALSWLAVDDPWSGTSVVPPTQFAVSTLLGAEESAFSVLVSNTDRDGDGLSDVEEAALGTNPTLVDTDGDGLSDWSEVQIGTNPTSPDTDGDGLSDGDEYRVGSDPQRVDVTTGPTPEVTALSPAATVAGQGLTLTVDGAGFFTGVSGVHVAGQVVPTTFVNDGQLRATVSQAVLCPPGPCAITVVNPPPGGGLSNSQSLIVTGPAPAFTDDPLAIGATRVRAVHFTELRQAISTLRARYPSLGAFPWTDATIVSGVTPVKAVHLTELRTALAAVYTAAVRTAPTYTNPTIADGVTVISAVDIAELRAAILAIW